A DNA window from Sphingopyxis macrogoltabida contains the following coding sequences:
- a CDS encoding cupin domain-containing protein, with product MDDAMRSGVIRFADYAAKVPTSEGERSVLALKRGTLDVRLSVPVPPNRQTPHEQDELYAVICGAGVLIHGGERTAFAAGDLLFVAAGVEHHYADFSDDLALWRIFYGKAGGEG from the coding sequence ATGGACGACGCAATGCGCAGCGGTGTCATCCGCTTTGCCGATTATGCCGCGAAAGTGCCGACGTCCGAGGGCGAACGATCGGTGCTGGCGCTGAAACGCGGCACGCTCGACGTCCGCCTGTCGGTTCCCGTCCCGCCGAACCGCCAGACGCCGCACGAGCAGGACGAGCTGTACGCAGTCATCTGCGGCGCAGGCGTGCTGATCCACGGCGGCGAGCGGACGGCCTTTGCCGCGGGCGATTTGCTGTTCGTTGCCGCCGGGGTCGAGCATCATTACGCCGATTTCAGCGACGATCTGGCGTTATGGCGGATATTCTATGGCAAAGCGGGCGGCGAGGGGTGA